One window of the Candidatus Polarisedimenticolia bacterium genome contains the following:
- a CDS encoding response regulator transcription factor, translated as MNILIADQNPGFRNAIRQLLQGGEVEEVWEAADGEEAVALAREFQPDLVLMEMTLPRVSGLEATAMIKKTGKNVQIVIMAEQTEPVYRLAALRSGADAFIPKVSAWASLVPEVPQKAVRRAGAS; from the coding sequence ATGAACATCCTGATTGCCGATCAGAATCCTGGGTTCCGCAATGCTATCCGGCAGCTTCTCCAAGGGGGCGAGGTCGAAGAGGTGTGGGAGGCAGCGGACGGCGAGGAGGCGGTCGCCCTGGCCCGAGAGTTTCAGCCCGACCTTGTCCTGATGGAGATGACGCTGCCGCGGGTCAGCGGCCTGGAAGCGACCGCAATGATCAAGAAAACCGGAAAGAACGTCCAGATCGTCATCATGGCGGAGCAGACCGAGCCGGTCTACCGGCTGGCGGCGCTGCGCAGCGGCGCCGACGCCTTCATCCCGAAGGTCAGCGCCTGGGCCAGCCTCGTTCCGGAGGTGCCGCAAAAGGCGGTGAGGCGCGCCGGCGCTTCTTGA
- a CDS encoding RMD1 family protein, protein MSIVPNVTLPFRPEAAERVRVRAVYLEGQVDLKSFRARHPHYPVLAADPLVTEPVRGSYAVLTKFGSVVFWKCTDRTQRDFLADVGLVMGDSPDTKMEEEIEVLVGAGESAVTFNEVRLKELTLDRMTIISLTVAQSVALDHIEQVVAAALRRFEPVVNCLHASGRLRLPVKEVLRAIGFALQVRSSVLANLTLFDKPPETWESEMLERLDSQLYDFFDLEERLSAIKEKVVYFTDMSSMLMNLLNHRRTVQLELAILLLIFIEVLVFIWSLMR, encoded by the coding sequence ATGTCGATCGTCCCGAACGTCACGCTTCCCTTCCGGCCCGAGGCGGCGGAACGCGTCCGCGTGCGGGCCGTCTACCTCGAAGGGCAGGTCGACCTCAAGAGCTTCCGGGCGCGCCATCCCCATTACCCGGTGCTGGCCGCCGATCCGCTGGTGACCGAGCCGGTGCGCGGCAGCTATGCCGTCCTGACGAAATTCGGCTCGGTCGTGTTCTGGAAGTGCACCGACCGCACTCAGAGAGACTTCCTCGCCGACGTCGGATTGGTCATGGGAGACTCGCCCGACACGAAGATGGAGGAGGAGATCGAAGTGCTGGTCGGGGCGGGCGAGAGCGCGGTCACCTTCAACGAGGTGCGGCTCAAAGAGCTGACTCTGGACCGCATGACCATCATCTCGCTCACCGTCGCCCAGTCGGTGGCCCTGGATCACATCGAGCAGGTGGTGGCCGCGGCGCTTCGCCGCTTCGAGCCCGTGGTGAATTGCCTCCACGCCAGCGGCCGGCTGCGCCTTCCGGTGAAAGAGGTCCTGCGCGCCATCGGTTTCGCCCTTCAGGTCCGCTCGTCCGTACTGGCCAACCTCACGCTCTTCGACAAGCCGCCAGAGACGTGGGAAAGCGAGATGCTGGAGCGCCTCGACAGCCAGCTCTACGATTTCTTCGATCTGGAGGAGCGGCTCTCCGCCATCAAGGAGAAAGTCGTCTACTTCACCGACATGAGCTCGATGCTGATGAACCTGCTCAACCACCGCCGGACCGTGCAGCTCGAGCTGGCGATCCTGCTGCTGATCTTCATCGAAGTGCTGGTTTTTATCTGGTCGTTGATGCGCTGA
- a CDS encoding redoxin domain-containing protein encodes MCNSELRSFEERLGDFDRRRVRLLAISVDPPEVNRRHRQELGFSFTFLSDPNAEAIRRYDLLHAGGGPDGKDISRPAEFLVDSSGTIRWVNLTRSITVRARPEEVLSAIDRLPPGR; translated from the coding sequence TTGTGCAACTCCGAGTTGCGGAGTTTCGAGGAACGCCTCGGGGACTTCGATCGGCGGCGGGTCCGCCTGCTCGCCATCAGTGTCGATCCGCCGGAGGTCAATCGCCGACACCGCCAGGAGCTGGGATTCAGCTTCACCTTCTTGTCCGACCCGAACGCGGAGGCGATCCGGCGTTACGATCTCCTTCATGCGGGGGGCGGACCGGATGGAAAGGACATCTCCCGGCCCGCCGAGTTCCTGGTCGACTCGAGCGGGACGATCCGTTGGGTCAATCTCACCAGGTCGATCACCGTGCGGGCGCGCCCTGAAGAAGTCCTGAGCGCGATCGACCGCCTTCCCCCGGGCAGATGA
- a CDS encoding methyltransferase, with protein sequence MKKKVKKKKLGGGKPLPGQMLDLVTGYWVSQLVYVAAKLELADRLAKGPKTAADLAAETGANPIALHRILRALAGVGVFKETAGGRFKLTPLAGTLRTGVPGSMRDFAVMMVEDYNWEAWQDILESVRNGEAAFPRVHGMKIFEYYEKHPEKGGDFARAMSSLSGTENPAIAAAYDFSALRTLVDVGGSQGHLLAEILRRNRRLRGVLFDLPHAVERAKAAPYLNAKGLHGRIEFVAGDFFRGVPEGADAYIMKYILHDWDDSLCTKILKSCREALAPGGRVLVVDTVVPRGNAPHWGKLLDVNMLAMTGGRERTASEFQDLLAGAGFRLKRIVPTACPLSIVEGRAA encoded by the coding sequence GTGAAAAAAAAGGTGAAAAAAAAGAAGCTCGGCGGCGGCAAGCCGCTCCCCGGTCAGATGCTCGACCTCGTCACCGGCTACTGGGTCTCCCAGCTCGTCTACGTGGCGGCCAAGCTGGAGCTTGCCGACCGCCTCGCGAAAGGCCCCAAGACCGCCGCCGATCTGGCGGCGGAGACCGGCGCGAACCCGATCGCCCTGCACCGTATCCTGCGGGCTCTCGCCGGCGTGGGGGTCTTCAAGGAGACCGCCGGCGGCCGCTTCAAGCTGACGCCGCTCGCCGGCACGCTGAGGACCGGCGTCCCCGGCTCGATGCGCGATTTCGCGGTGATGATGGTCGAAGACTACAACTGGGAGGCCTGGCAGGACATCCTCGAAAGCGTTCGCAACGGCGAGGCGGCCTTCCCGAGGGTCCACGGGATGAAGATCTTCGAGTACTACGAGAAGCACCCCGAGAAGGGAGGCGATTTCGCCCGCGCGATGTCGAGCCTCTCGGGCACTGAGAACCCGGCCATCGCGGCGGCCTACGACTTCTCGGCGCTGCGCACTCTGGTCGACGTCGGGGGCTCCCAGGGCCACCTCCTCGCGGAAATCCTGCGCCGCAACCGCCGCCTGAGGGGAGTTCTCTTCGACCTGCCGCACGCCGTCGAGCGCGCCAAGGCGGCGCCGTATCTCAACGCGAAAGGGCTCCACGGCCGCATCGAGTTCGTGGCGGGAGATTTCTTCCGGGGAGTGCCCGAAGGGGCCGACGCGTACATCATGAAGTACATCCTGCACGACTGGGACGACTCCCTCTGCACGAAGATCCTGAAGAGCTGCCGGGAAGCGCTGGCTCCGGGCGGCCGGGTGCTGGTCGTGGACACGGTGGTGCCGCGCGGCAACGCCCCCCACTGGGGAAAGCTCCTGGACGTCAACATGCTGGCCATGACGGGAGGGCGCGAGCGCACCGCCTCCGAATTCCAGGATCTCCTCGCCGGGGCCGGCTTCCGGTTGAAGAGGATCGTTCCAACCGCCTGCCCGCTGAGCATCGTCGAGGGCCGGGCCGCCTGA
- a CDS encoding winged helix-turn-helix domain-containing protein: MPTELIYRFGPFEFNPQSGELHRDGVRMSLEPQPARVLAFLLSKPGQVVSREELQRHVWGSGTFVDFERGLAYCIAQVRSALGDSANSATYIRTLPRRGFQFLAPVRADPPGEPRPDPPEPQDSGSRRVLPHALAALLLLAGGAALAAGLWRGGALGHLFARPTIRLAVAAFDNETGNPALDSASRSLSDAVVARLAELSPGRLGVIGNAAILQRLRTFRDVKEIGRDLHADYVVLGQLQHREEKTRVIVHLIRSEDETHLWARRFDRTGADWLVLQSEIAEAVAGAVRNSLLRPPSPAALPLDS; this comes from the coding sequence GTGCCGACCGAATTGATCTACCGTTTCGGCCCCTTCGAGTTCAACCCGCAAAGCGGCGAGCTTCATCGCGACGGGGTGCGGATGAGCCTCGAGCCGCAGCCCGCCAGGGTTCTGGCGTTTCTGCTATCGAAGCCGGGGCAGGTCGTCTCCCGGGAGGAGCTGCAGCGGCACGTCTGGGGCTCCGGCACGTTCGTCGATTTCGAGCGCGGGTTGGCCTACTGCATCGCCCAGGTCCGGTCGGCGCTCGGGGATTCGGCCAATTCCGCGACGTACATTCGGACCCTGCCCCGCCGCGGCTTCCAGTTTCTGGCTCCGGTCCGCGCCGATCCGCCCGGAGAGCCTCGGCCGGACCCGCCAGAGCCCCAAGACTCCGGGTCGCGCCGGGTCTTGCCCCATGCCCTGGCCGCGCTGCTGCTTCTCGCAGGGGGGGCCGCGCTGGCCGCCGGCCTGTGGCGGGGCGGCGCTCTCGGCCACCTCTTCGCCCGGCCGACGATTCGGCTGGCGGTCGCGGCCTTCGACAACGAAACGGGGAACCCCGCGCTGGATTCCGCCTCCCGCAGCCTCTCCGACGCGGTGGTCGCCCGCCTGGCGGAGCTGAGCCCCGGGCGTCTGGGAGTCATCGGGAATGCCGCCATCCTGCAGCGCTTGCGGACCTTCCGGGACGTGAAGGAAATCGGCCGCGACCTCCACGCCGACTACGTCGTTCTGGGCCAGCTCCAGCATCGGGAAGAGAAAACCCGCGTCATCGTCCATTTGATCCGCTCCGAGGACGAGACCCATCTGTGGGCCCGCCGATTCGATCGAACCGGAGCCGACTGGCTCGTGCTTCAATCCGAGATCGCGGAGGCGGTTGCCGGCGCGGTCCGCAATTCTCTGCTGCGACCTCCCTCCCCTGCGGCTCTGCCGCTCGACTCCTAG